Part of the Osmerus eperlanus chromosome 22, fOsmEpe2.1, whole genome shotgun sequence genome, tctgcaccTGATTCACCAATATATATTACAGTTTTCTacgcaaaaaaagaaaaatgcctTACTCTTGATCATAGATTAATCAAGGTCTGAGTGAGGAGATACCAGACTTCTGTCCCTGCCATAACTACATCCTGTCATAAATTAAACAGCGGTTTATGTACTATTCTGTTGTTTgaatctccctctcttcctctatttctCTATCAATGTGGTCTCCAGTTCTCGAGCCCCAAAGATAGTTTTCAACCGTCTCAACGGGAAGAGATaccacacagcctccacacccaaGTTAGAGAGCCCGGCTGAAGGCTTCACCGCTGTACACGAGGAGAATGTCCGCTTTGTTTACGAAGGTGAGAAGCACTGGACCCGGGTTACAGTCCTATATTGATGTATTTTTTgggtctctatctctcccagatCATGTATCTCTATCTGATACTCTCAATCGCCACGGCAACCCTTGTTTAGTCTGACTCGCAGTTCGTCGAGTTCAAGAAGCCACAAACCAACACTTCACGTCTGTGAATGAATCACTGTGTTCAAAGACTCCCTTTCTATGCACATTCTCTCTTCAATTCTCAAGACTTGGCAGACTCGAGACATTTTAATCCTAAACTCTTTCTCCCGGAGTGCCGCACAGTGTAAAGTCCAGGCTTGAACTTAGtgtgcgggagggagagagagggagaaaagtagTGTGCTAGTAactcaaacacagaaacacggGGGTCTTATCTGGGTGtgtaacctcccccccccctccccccatagcTGATGCAACCCTTCTGAAGGGTCGCTCGCGGCAACAGCAAGGACGCTGTGGGATGTGTCCCCTTCTCCACAGCTACAAGGTTATTTCAACAGCAGGGGAAGGTTTCCCCAATATTATGTTGCTATGCCAACACCGTGGGGACATTACCCGTATTTCTAAAGATTACAATGATACTGGCTTCTCTTCTGTTTGCAACTAGACAACATGTAGGCTACATCCATAGCTATATGAAGTGTTTACAAATGTATACCTTTTTGGATGGGTGGATAGGTATGGCTCAGTGGAAGAGcagttgactgcagatcaagaagtgCAGGTTCAAATCTGCCGCTTTGgacaagtgtctgctaaatgcactGACATTGCTGTACAGAGTGTATATACATGCATACGTTTGTGTGGGAATATGTTCTGACCAATCAGCTTCTCTCCTTTCCGCAGCGTGGCAGGAAGTAGCGCAGAGGCTGGAAGGTGGAGccgcagagggggaggagctaacCGGTCGCCATGGCCACGGCCCTGTCCCGGTGCAGTACAGGGAGAAGGCCCCCAGTCCTGGGATGAAGAGTGAGTACACACCCAGCATGCACCTCTCACCCGTCAGCTATATTGGTGTGCATTTTAAAATGGTGGGATGATCTTGACGATAGACgccatctttcttttttctcatttCATTCACCTGGTGTATGTGGTAAGTGGGTCCTAGGGTCAGCTCTTCCTATTTGAGGTAGTCCTGATAAACTAGTACACAATATACCAGCTTATCTTGTGCCCAGATACAAGAGAACAGATGAGAGGCAGCTTTAAT contains:
- the mcrip2 gene encoding MAPK regulated corepressor interacting protein 2 isoform X2; amino-acid sequence: MMYTITRGPSKLVTQRRTGPTQQLESKTNELKLRPTTWLTSDSRAPKIVFNRLNGKRYHTASTPKLESPAEGFTAVHEENVRFVYEAWQEVAQRLEGGAAEGEELTGRHGHGPVPVQYREKAPSPGMKNLEEWWAQRFLANLS
- the mcrip2 gene encoding MAPK regulated corepressor interacting protein 2 isoform X1, whose amino-acid sequence is MMYTITRGPSKLVTQRRTGPTQQLESKTNELKLRPTTWLTSDSRAPKIVFNRLNGKRYHTASTPKLESPAEGFTAVHEENVRFVYEAWQEVAQRLEGGAAEGEELTGRHGHGPVPVQYREKAPSPGMKNFVPIDLEEWWAQRFLANLS